A stretch of the Aphis gossypii isolate Hap1 chromosome 2, ASM2018417v2, whole genome shotgun sequence genome encodes the following:
- the LOC114129047 gene encoding trichohyalin-like, translated as MEFYIINPMYTSLYLLIVFVTLSSSMSILTPHGKTYSDSDNELVFGGQKVLKINPKTISGLKSYRELADNEKIKLHEQELLDIQREKDRKQCVEEREKEEKLRDEENNRRWKQHQIELQNRRNEREMYLKQQDEERRLREEERSQRGLLINATPYYGSDNSYLGRRQLVEDYPMLKKLRKKQRQQQKREAEKRNIHLSLPNTREQEHSDEDGVEERPMRKAKRAKPQQRDVKKRKIQEPLLKPSEQKHCEEDGAEECPMLKTQSKKNKLNSDSEEEESETKTAKREMDRSQRRRDLERREGIQIQHKIEIVKSYPVRRLNSGANVKKPQCKRCFEVSSENEDADKPKKPIKSVNSNTKNTSRNRKTRNVKN; from the exons ATGGAGTTCTACATTATAAATCCAATGTATACGTCTCTTTATTTGTTGATTGTTTTCGTGACATTATCAtc ttcaatGTCAATACTTACTCCTCATGGAAAAACATACTCAGATTCAGATAATGAATTAGTTTTTGGAGgacaaaaagttttaa aaaTAAATCCAAAAACTATTTCAGGATTGAAAAGCTACAGGGAATTGGctgataatgaaaaaataaaactacatgAGCAGGAATTATTAGACATACAGCGGGAAAAGGATAGGAAACAGTGTGTGGAAGAAAGAGAAAAGGAAGAAAAATTACGTGATGAAGAAAACAACAGGCGATGGAAACAACACCAAATCGAACTGCAAAATCGTCGTAACGAAAGAGAGATGTACCTAAAACAACAAGATGAAGAGAGAAGACTAAGAGAAGAAGAAAGGTCACAACGTGGTTTACTGATAAATGCAACGCCATATTATGGCAGCGATAATAGTTATTTGGGGCGAAGACAACTCGTGGAAGACTATCCGATGCTTAAGAAGCTACGAAAAAAACAACGACAACAACAAAAACGCGAAGCTGAAAAAAGAAACATACACTTATCATTGCCAAACACGAGAGAACAAGAACACAGCGACGAAGACGGAGTGGAAGAGCGCCCGATGCGTAAGGCGAAAAGAGCAAAACCACAACAGCGCgatgttaaaaaaagaaaaatacaagaACCGTTACTAAAACCGAGTGAACAAAAGCACTGTGAAGAAGACGGAGCGGAAGAGTGTCCAATGCTTAAGACGCAAAGCAAAAAGAACAAATTGAATAGCGATTCCGAAGAAGAGGAATCCGAAACAAAAACAGCAAAACGTGAAATGGATAGGAGCCAGCGGAGACGCGATCTTGAACGCAGAGAAGGAATACAAATACAACACAAAATAGAAATAGTGAAATCTTATCCTGTGCGAAGATTAAATAGCGGCGCGAACGTCAAAAAACCACAATGTAAACGATGTTTTGAAGTTTCGTCAGAAAATGAGGATGCGGATAAACCGAAAAAACCGATTAAGAGCGTAAATAGTAATACGAAGAATACATCTCGCAACCGTAAAACGAGAAACGTAAAAAATTAG
- the LOC114129028 gene encoding Golgi-associated plant pathogenesis-related protein 1-like — protein sequence MIYFNMANDDSETKNVIEEALDRHNFYRNKHNVPPLKINSKLNKFSQNWADELAKTDKASHRPNNAYGENIYTIKSTEQVIELGVKAVDSWYSEIKFFNFQGSNDDMAASTKAFHFTQLIWKDSEELGVGASKSPKSGKIYVVCNYDPHGNIRSQFKEQVLASDVS from the exons atgatatactttaatatggcg AATGATGACAGCGagacaaaaaatgttatagaagAAGCCTTGGATAGACATAACTTCTACAGAAATAAACACAATGTGCctcctttaaaaattaattcaaag ttgaaTAAATTTAGTCAAAATTGGGCTGATGAGCTAGCCAAAACTGACAAAGCGTCTCATCGCCCAAATAATGCTTAcggtgaaaatatttatactattaagtcAACAGAACAAGTGATCGAATTAGGTGTTAAAGCAGTAGATAGCTGGTATAGtgagataaaattttttaattttcaagggTCGAACGATGACATGGCTGCTTCCACAAAagcat TTCACTTTACTCAACTTATTTGGAAAGACAGCGAAGAGCTTGGTGTCGGTGCGTCTAAAAGTCCTAAATCCGGTAAAATATACGTGGTCTGTAATTATGACCCGCACGGAAATATTAGATCGCAATTTAAAGAGCAAGTATTGGCATCTGATGTTTCATAA
- the LOC114129031 gene encoding uncharacterized protein LOC114129031, whose product MFAIYLCLISVLAPFVSSKVALMSFGGKTYLNGQYIVEAPHNGHIKDGIVNGRTRGLKLNIIKTLTFQEKLILLEQLKASNDMLSQQEMERVKRLEDREKELDKLFKGGVKQRLEKENEVPQETVSHKKFEEMPDQNKITEVNGVEGDF is encoded by the exons atgtttgcGATATACTTATGCTTAATTAGTGTTTTAGCCCCATTTGTTTCCTCAAa agttGCTCTAATGTCTTTTGGAggaaaaacatatttgaatgGCCAGTATATAGTCGAAGCACCTCATAATGGCCATATAAAAGATG GAATTGTGAATGGACGTACCCGAGGattgaaattaaacattataaaaacattgacaTTTCAAGAGAAATTAATTCTTTTAGAGCAATTAAAAGCATCAAATGATATGTTATCTCAACAAGAAATGGAAAGAGTGAAAAGATTAGAAGACCGTGAAAAAGAATTGGATAAATTGTTCAAAGGAGGAGTAAAGCAACGACTCGAAAAAGAAAATGAAGTCCCTCAAGAAACTGTAAGCCATAAGAAATTTGAAGAAATGCCAGACCAGAACAAAATTACAGAGGTTAATGGTGTAGAAGGtgacttttaa